Proteins co-encoded in one Phycodurus eques isolate BA_2022a chromosome 14, UOR_Pequ_1.1, whole genome shotgun sequence genomic window:
- the dcdc2b gene encoding doublecortin domain-containing protein 2B, which yields MAATTALPPVKSVVVYRNGDPFFSGRRFVINQRQVSTMEAFLNEVTHNIGAPLAVRTLYTPRQGHKVADLQDLRTGAQYVAAGFEKFKKLDYVNTGVKKQPGAREDTQAKTIQRPNVSAKWRKFVPVPCIIHVFRNGDLLCPPFRFIIPRSLQRDLEQILSLVTEKVSLRTGAVRRLCSVEGVTVTSAGELETGRCYVAVGTERFKRLPYVELLVSKATERYYPGKRRTLRRNQNRKEGSGLEDQCSDSALLNSPESNGRRVKSTGHEAAPPQERQTTGLNTDPRANDTSVFFPKPVRIYKARGTPRPPHSIGPGQDPPSHILPGARRRRREEVRGAEEVQEDENTATELPVDQRVAEIVADEELNNTYDALHGRLKLPLSEQDEAEKTAIIQSTEEEFNTENLEPVLNKMTLNTPNSHREIQGNTLDHQEEKKGPKGAQNHHQGEGLIEEPS from the exons ATGGCCGCGACTACAGCACTACCCCCGGTGAAGAGCGTGGTGGTGTACAGGAACGGTGATCCCTTCTTCAGCGGCCGACGGTTCGTGATCAACCAGCGCCAAGTATCCACCATGGAGGCCTTCCTCAATGAGGTGACCCACAATATCGGGGCCCCGCTGGCCGTTAGGACCCTGTACACCCCCAGGCAGGGCCACAAGGTCGCCGACCTCCAGGACTTGCGGACGGGGGCCCAGTATGTCGCCGCGGGTTTTGAGAAGTTCAAGAAACTGGA TTACGTCAACACGGGGGTGAAAAAGCAGCCAGGAGCACGTGAAGACACTCAG GCAAAAACAATCCAGAGGCCCAACGTATCAGCCAAATGGAGGAAGTTTGTTCCAGTGCCCTGTATTATACA CGTTTTCCGCAATGGGGACCTCCTGTGCCCTCCGTTCCGATTCATCATTCCTCGCAGCTTGCAGCGGGACCTGGAGCAGATCCTCAGCCTGGTCACCGAGAAGGTCAGCTTACGGACTGGCGCTGTGCGGAG GTTGTGTTCTGTAGAGGGGGTCACGGTCACCTCGGCAGGGGAGTTGGAGACCGGACGCTGCTATGTTGCCGTGGGAACTGAGAGGTTCAAAAGGCTTCCCTACGTGGAGCTGCTGGTCTCTAAAGCTACAGAGAG atattacCCGGGAAAGAGACGAACACTGAGGCGAAACCAG aacaggaaggaaggaagtggTCTAGAAGACCAATGTAGTGACTCCGCTCTGCTTAACTCTCCAGAG TCAAACGGGCGGAGGGTGAAGTCGACGGGTCATGAAGCTGCTCCCCCACAGGAGCGGCAGACGACCGGCCTGAACACAGACCCAAGAGCGAACGACACCTCTGTATTCTTCCCCAAGCCCGTCAGGATTTATAAAGCCAGAGGAACTCCGAGACCTCCCCACAGCATCGGACCCGGTCAGGACCCACCATCACACATACTC CCGGGAGCacgaaggaggaggagagaggaggTCAGAGGAGCCGAGGAGGTGCAGGAGGACGAGAATACTGCCACAGAACTTCCTGTTGATCAG AGGGTGGCAGAAATAGTGGCGGATGAGGAGCTGAACAACACATATGATGCTCTGCATGGCAGACTGAAG tTGCCGCTGTCTGAGCAAGATGAAGCAGAAAAGACGGCGATAATACAAAGCACAGAAGAGGAGTTTAACACTGAAAatctg GAACCTGTGCTCAACAAGATGACTTTGAACACTCCCAATTCTCATAGAGAAATTCAGGGAAATACTTTGGACCATCAAGAGGAAAAG AAGGGTCCAAAAGGAGCACAGAACCACCACCAGGGAGAAGGCCTAATCGAAGAACCATCGTAA
- the iqcc gene encoding IQ domain-containing protein C isoform X2, which yields MDRRDWDKTLTLLQAWARGRLVRAELRRAQVDFEEVVKEIDGTLAHLRWRDAIIPTPHFTDTDGPLPRKDPGPDVGACSQNPAVGDAAPLSEGRGGSDRLHTIEAQKDGSGVKQQTRGCLQSSSVLEAGQNLSSDEIFGSTMDSTSIWTSMDSLPHKAQEVPPDPEALRCHRDALTMELLWLQQAIDSRKKYLSLKNKLSLG from the exons ATGGACAGGCGTGACTGGGACAAGACGCTCACCCTTTTACAG GCGTGGGCACGCGGACGTCTGGTGAGGGCGGAGCTGCGCCGTGCACAAGTGGACTTTGAGGAGGTCGTGAAAGAGATTGATGGCACTTTGGCCCACTTGAGGTGGAGGGACGCCATCATCCCCACCCCCCACTTCACAGACACG GATGGTCCCCTACCCAGGAAGGATCCAGGACCAGATGTCGGCGCCTGCTCACAAAACCCAGCAGTGGGAGATGCAGCTCCATTGTCTGAAGGCAGAGGAGGAAGTGACCGTCTGCATACAATAGAAGCACAAAAAGACGGCTCGGGAGTTAAACAACAAACAAGGGGGTGTTTACAAAGCAGCAGCGTTCTCGAAGcaggtcagaacctgagctctGATGAGATTTTTGGGAGCACCATGGATTCCACCTCCATCTGGACCAGCATGGACAGTCTTCCCCATAAAG CCCAAGAGGTGCCCCCTGATCCTGAGGCCCTGCGTTGCCATAGAGACGCTCTGACCATGGAGCTGCTGTGGCTGCAGCAGGCCATTGACAGCAGGAAAAAG TACTTGTCTCTGAAGAACAAACTGAGCTTGGGTTGA
- the iqcc gene encoding IQ domain-containing protein C isoform X1 has protein sequence MDRRDWDKTLTLLQAWARGRLVRAELRRAQVDFEEVVKEIDGTLAHLRWRDAIIPTPHFTDTDGPLPRKDPGPDVGACSQNPAVGDAAPLSEGRGGSDRLHTIEAQKDGSGVKQQTRGCLQSSSVLEAGQNLSSDEIFGSTMDSTSIWTSMDSLPHKGTYFICRGGKSTYSVNLMLGSDYKTYLFSNDGTMSDYCHKILPCLDQNTGYITRHILSLYNIFHNHWANLVKSSCQGRRDWKTCQHYQI, from the exons ATGGACAGGCGTGACTGGGACAAGACGCTCACCCTTTTACAG GCGTGGGCACGCGGACGTCTGGTGAGGGCGGAGCTGCGCCGTGCACAAGTGGACTTTGAGGAGGTCGTGAAAGAGATTGATGGCACTTTGGCCCACTTGAGGTGGAGGGACGCCATCATCCCCACCCCCCACTTCACAGACACG GATGGTCCCCTACCCAGGAAGGATCCAGGACCAGATGTCGGCGCCTGCTCACAAAACCCAGCAGTGGGAGATGCAGCTCCATTGTCTGAAGGCAGAGGAGGAAGTGACCGTCTGCATACAATAGAAGCACAAAAAGACGGCTCGGGAGTTAAACAACAAACAAGGGGGTGTTTACAAAGCAGCAGCGTTCTCGAAGcaggtcagaacctgagctctGATGAGATTTTTGGGAGCACCATGGATTCCACCTCCATCTGGACCAGCATGGACAGTCTTCCCCATAAAGGTACATACTTTAtttgcagaggtggcaaaagtacatacagtgtgAACTTAATgcttggatcagactacaagacataTTTGTTCTCTAacgatggcactatgtcagactactgccataaaatcctgCCGTGTCTAGATCAGAACACTGGCTACATTACACGGCATATATTATCACTGTATAACATCTTTCACAATCATTGGGctaatcttgtcaaatcaagctgtcaggggaggcggGACTGGAAAACGTGTCAACACTACCAGATATGA